A single window of Paenibacillus sp. FSL H8-0537 DNA harbors:
- a CDS encoding histidine kinase, whose translation MFRPYPTMFRQYPTFIKIMMLILSTTIIVMIMYSYTIQSSLNTVRKDIQANNLNRIKFAVNSLNHNVEQLNMLAAALETDSKVALLPSVDLMDSFDQIMLIRDLTEKMNLQSFSEGWNNRVSIYSTILNTWIGTPYALEAPITSENSNNWVLDSPRQTFTLYRYHAGYTIQVAFPKLNITDMLNRGIIDSNDPFFFKEGSTVLLNDQSDGEKVQQILQLLSPLINQTEGTEILSINDISYMVNYFRSETLGWYMIDYVPLNEALEPIIKTQNTFYIACMILLLTSILTLLFLYRKVQLPIVTLLKGVRLLKHGDFTYRIRRSSRNEFDILYESFNDMASQIEELIEKVYKEKIVTREAMVKQLQAQINPHFLYNCLFFINNMTRLGNDEAVTAMTQNLAEYFRYTTRLNEPITTLEKELAVVENYMNIQSLRMERLQYTISIPESMRELQIPKLLIQPLVENSVVHGIEGKRSASLVRVTGCETEAQYRISVEDDGKGLSSEEIVALSSRIKLPLDDSMGCALWNIQQRMIIHFDSPSGIEFTSNAHGGLTVTLFWPKPHS comes from the coding sequence ATGTTCAGACCATATCCGACGATGTTCAGACAATATCCAACCTTCATTAAAATAATGATGTTGATTCTTTCTACAACCATTATCGTCATGATCATGTACAGCTACACCATTCAATCCAGCTTGAATACGGTTCGTAAGGACATACAGGCCAATAACCTCAATCGCATCAAATTTGCTGTGAACAGTCTGAACCATAATGTCGAGCAGCTGAATATGCTGGCCGCTGCGCTGGAGACAGACTCCAAGGTCGCGCTCCTGCCTTCCGTCGATTTGATGGACAGCTTCGATCAGATCATGCTGATCCGGGATTTGACGGAAAAAATGAATCTTCAAAGCTTCTCGGAGGGCTGGAATAACCGTGTATCCATCTATTCCACTATCTTGAACACCTGGATTGGGACACCCTATGCCCTGGAGGCTCCTATCACTAGTGAGAACAGCAATAATTGGGTGCTGGATTCGCCGCGTCAAACCTTTACCTTGTACCGCTATCATGCTGGATATACCATCCAGGTAGCATTCCCGAAGCTCAATATAACGGATATGTTGAATCGAGGAATTATTGACAGCAATGATCCCTTTTTCTTCAAGGAAGGCAGTACCGTTCTTCTTAATGACCAATCGGATGGAGAGAAGGTGCAGCAAATTCTGCAGCTTCTCTCCCCCCTTATAAACCAGACGGAAGGCACTGAAATCTTGTCTATTAACGACATCTCCTATATGGTCAATTATTTTCGTTCCGAGACGCTTGGCTGGTATATGATCGACTATGTGCCGCTCAATGAGGCATTGGAGCCCATTATTAAAACCCAAAATACGTTCTACATTGCCTGCATGATCCTGCTGTTAACGAGCATCCTGACGCTTTTGTTTCTTTATCGCAAGGTGCAATTGCCAATTGTTACCCTGCTCAAGGGTGTGCGACTGCTTAAGCATGGAGATTTCACATACAGGATTAGGCGCTCCAGCCGCAACGAATTTGATATTTTGTACGAAAGCTTCAATGACATGGCCAGCCAGATTGAAGAGCTCATTGAGAAGGTATACAAAGAAAAAATCGTAACGCGCGAGGCGATGGTCAAACAGCTTCAAGCGCAAATTAATCCTCATTTTTTGTATAACTGCCTATTTTTTATTAACAATATGACACGGCTAGGCAATGACGAGGCAGTCACCGCGATGACGCAAAATCTCGCTGAATATTTTCGTTATACTACACGGCTGAATGAACCAATCACAACCTTGGAGAAGGAACTCGCCGTTGTCGAGAACTATATGAACATTCAAAGCCTGCGAATGGAACGACTCCAATACACGATCTCCATCCCTGAATCAATGAGAGAGCTCCAGATTCCCAAGCTTCTAATCCAGCCGCTTGTGGAGAACAGCGTTGTGCACGGTATTGAAGGCAAGCGGAGCGCGAGCCTTGTTCGCGTAACAGGCTGCGAGACTGAAGCTCAGTACCGTATCAGCGTAGAGGATGACGGGAAGGGCCTGAGCAGCGAAGAAATCGTCGCCCTCTCGTCCCGCATCAAGCTTCCGCTTGACGATTCCATGGGCTGTGCGCTATGGAATATTCAGCAGCGAATGATCATTCACTTCGATTCGCCTTCCGGCATCGAATTTACCAGTAACGCCCACGGTGGACTAACGGTCACGTTGTTCTGGCCTAAGCCGCATAGTTAG
- a CDS encoding ABC transporter permease subunit encodes MVRRKDSWQLYLMLIPAVLVVLIFVYMPMGGLVMAFQDYKPYQGILKSEWVGLEQFKFLFEYPDSVQVIWNTLRIAMLKLFFGFISTLGFALLINEVRRKALRNTVQTFVFLPHFLSWVVLGGIFVELLNPDNGLVNLALQAMGMKPIFFLGDNNWFLFTVVSSEVWKEFGYGSIIFLAAIAGINPALYEAAQLDGAGKWKQVLHITLPSLIPTMVVVLTLSLSQVLNAGFDQIFNLYNPLVYEKGDIIDTFVYRVGLIDGNYSFSTAVGLFKSIVSLILIMGAYRLAYKVADYKIF; translated from the coding sequence ATAGTGCGCAGAAAGGACAGCTGGCAGCTTTATCTGATGCTTATTCCGGCTGTACTGGTTGTCCTGATCTTTGTTTATATGCCCATGGGCGGGCTGGTTATGGCTTTTCAAGACTATAAGCCGTATCAAGGCATTCTGAAATCTGAATGGGTTGGCCTTGAGCAATTCAAATTTTTATTTGAATACCCGGACAGTGTACAGGTCATCTGGAATACGCTGAGAATTGCTATGCTAAAGCTGTTTTTTGGTTTTATATCTACTCTTGGTTTTGCACTTCTGATTAATGAGGTCCGTCGCAAAGCGTTAAGAAATACCGTTCAAACGTTCGTATTCCTCCCGCACTTTCTTTCATGGGTCGTGCTCGGTGGTATTTTCGTTGAGCTGCTTAACCCGGACAACGGCTTAGTCAATCTGGCGCTGCAGGCGATGGGCATGAAGCCAATCTTTTTTCTGGGTGATAATAACTGGTTCCTCTTTACAGTAGTTTCAAGTGAGGTATGGAAGGAATTCGGATATGGTTCGATCATTTTTCTGGCCGCTATTGCCGGCATAAATCCAGCGCTTTACGAAGCCGCGCAGCTCGACGGGGCTGGCAAATGGAAGCAGGTGCTTCATATTACGCTGCCTTCGCTGATACCGACGATGGTAGTCGTCCTTACATTATCGCTGAGCCAAGTTCTGAATGCGGGCTTTGACCAAATTTTCAATTTGTATAATCCTCTCGTCTATGAGAAAGGCGATATTATTGATACATTTGTTTACCGCGTTGGCTTAATTGACGGCAATTACAGCTTCTCCACAGCCGTAGGTTTATTCAAATCCATCGTTAGCCTGATTCTCATTATGGGAGCATACAGATTAGCCTACAAGGTCGCTGACTACAAAATTTTCTAA
- a CDS encoding carbohydrate ABC transporter permease has protein sequence MQVISTPQRWFQTFNNVIMILLALICIVPLLHVIAISLSSSAAVMANKVTFFPIELNFYSYTKALENPVFLPAIWLSVQRTALSLGLGLIVNCMAAYVLSKGGGRDGIAGYKGFVGLFIVAMLFNGGLIPTYLLVTKIGLYNSIWALVLPGLVNVFHLILIMNFFKALPKEIEESAFMDGANHWQVFSRMFLPLSLPVLATVGLFMVVNDWNEWFMGSIYMRGDNVPLSTLLKSLIAVPIVDASNVNEIAKLNNRSIRAAQVLIGALPILLIYPVLQKFFTAGIVIGAVKE, from the coding sequence GTGCAAGTGATTTCAACGCCTCAACGCTGGTTTCAGACCTTCAATAATGTCATTATGATTTTGCTGGCGCTTATCTGTATTGTACCTTTGCTTCATGTCATTGCGATATCGTTAAGCTCTAGCGCAGCGGTCATGGCCAATAAGGTAACATTTTTTCCGATCGAGCTAAACTTCTATTCCTATACCAAAGCGCTTGAAAACCCTGTATTTTTGCCTGCCATATGGCTTTCTGTGCAGCGAACCGCGCTGAGTCTGGGTCTTGGGCTAATTGTTAACTGCATGGCAGCGTATGTATTGTCCAAGGGTGGTGGAAGGGATGGTATCGCTGGCTACAAGGGTTTTGTCGGCCTCTTCATCGTCGCTATGCTTTTCAACGGGGGTTTGATCCCGACGTATTTACTCGTAACCAAAATAGGATTGTATAATTCGATTTGGGCGCTTGTGCTTCCTGGATTGGTTAACGTTTTCCATTTAATACTGATTATGAATTTTTTCAAGGCACTGCCCAAGGAAATTGAAGAGTCGGCTTTTATGGACGGTGCCAACCATTGGCAGGTGTTCTCCAGAATGTTTCTGCCGCTGTCGCTGCCTGTTTTGGCTACCGTCGGTCTGTTCATGGTTGTAAACGATTGGAATGAATGGTTTATGGGATCAATCTACATGAGAGGAGACAACGTGCCGCTCAGTACGCTGTTGAAATCGCTCATTGCTGTTCCGATAGTCGATGCCAGCAATGTCAATGAAATCGCCAAGCTCAATAACCGCTCCATTCGAGCTGCACAGGTGCTGATCGGGGCGCTGCCGATTCTGCTTATTTATCCTGTACTGCAAAAATTTTTCACTGCGGGCATTGTTATAGGAGCAGTTAAAGAGTAG
- a CDS encoding sugar ABC transporter yields MRNKKKFIFTSLVLVLSLSSAIACSNGNESGNTKQPETPAEFKIVDGKIEPAVTITMVRGEDPTVKFKNGESYMDNVHTRWAKDTLGVELKTLWSSPSGDSSYDTKLKLMLSSGDNLPDLFVAYQASTINTFIDSGKLLDVTEAFDKYASDTWKAALKEEPTAWQPFMKNGKKYAIPVLRPTVGTQSTLWIRQDWLDKLNMKAPNTLEELEALMDAFVNEDPDGNGKKDTVGLEIAMKDQMLGAPMGDSSWIFGLFGAIPERWYPGADGNLQYGSIQPGIKSALGKLNEWKNKGYIANDIALHDFNKVAENVTAGKVGMLGGESWMMVYPGSMLMASNPSAIYNPYPLPAGADGKNMRTIANPYTSAILISKDISEEALQAYFHYQNAMFDAYNSDDPFIFKGFQDGYDYIIQDGKANMDEKQIPGGKTPTMKYTIAGSDAVYPSKRLETNLKMAKNEPLTNKDLAALAPTGILGIDDTNPLEHFTTKALLVGIEQTDADVREYFQGPSTKTMLSRKELLTKMQMDTYIEIIYGKKPADAFDAFVQKWKSSGGDDITKEVNEWYATVK; encoded by the coding sequence ATGCGCAACAAGAAGAAATTCATTTTCACTAGCCTCGTGCTAGTGCTCAGCCTCAGTTCCGCTATTGCCTGCAGCAACGGCAACGAGTCGGGAAATACGAAACAGCCTGAAACACCGGCAGAATTTAAAATTGTAGATGGTAAAATCGAACCTGCTGTTACGATCACGATGGTGAGGGGCGAGGACCCGACTGTCAAATTCAAAAATGGCGAAAGCTACATGGATAATGTGCATACCCGCTGGGCGAAGGATACGCTGGGCGTAGAGTTGAAGACGTTATGGAGCTCGCCATCAGGAGATAGCTCTTACGATACGAAGCTGAAGCTGATGCTTTCCTCTGGGGACAACCTCCCGGACCTGTTCGTAGCCTATCAGGCTAGTACGATCAATACGTTTATTGATTCGGGTAAATTGCTTGATGTTACGGAGGCATTTGACAAGTATGCGTCCGATACGTGGAAGGCTGCTTTGAAGGAAGAGCCGACTGCCTGGCAGCCCTTTATGAAAAACGGAAAGAAATATGCCATTCCTGTACTGAGACCGACCGTGGGAACCCAATCGACCCTCTGGATCCGCCAGGATTGGTTGGACAAGCTAAATATGAAGGCTCCGAATACACTGGAGGAGCTGGAGGCGCTCATGGACGCCTTCGTCAATGAGGACCCAGATGGGAACGGAAAGAAAGATACTGTAGGGCTTGAAATTGCAATGAAAGATCAAATGCTGGGGGCTCCGATGGGAGACTCGTCGTGGATTTTTGGCTTGTTTGGAGCCATACCAGAGAGATGGTATCCAGGCGCTGATGGCAATCTTCAGTATGGCTCCATTCAGCCCGGTATCAAGTCGGCGCTTGGAAAATTAAATGAGTGGAAGAATAAGGGCTATATCGCGAATGATATTGCGCTTCATGATTTCAACAAGGTGGCGGAGAACGTAACGGCAGGAAAGGTGGGTATGCTGGGCGGCGAGAGCTGGATGATGGTGTATCCGGGTTCCATGCTCATGGCGTCCAATCCATCGGCTATCTATAATCCATATCCGCTTCCCGCAGGTGCCGATGGAAAAAATATGCGCACCATAGCCAATCCATATACCAGTGCGATTTTGATCAGCAAGGATATCTCTGAAGAAGCGCTGCAAGCGTATTTCCATTATCAGAATGCAATGTTCGATGCATACAATTCGGATGACCCTTTTATTTTCAAAGGTTTTCAGGATGGCTACGATTACATCATTCAAGATGGCAAAGCGAATATGGACGAGAAGCAGATTCCAGGTGGAAAAACGCCCACGATGAAGTATACGATTGCCGGATCAGATGCCGTTTATCCTTCCAAAAGGCTGGAGACAAATCTAAAAATGGCGAAAAACGAACCTTTGACGAACAAGGATCTTGCTGCGCTTGCACCGACAGGCATTCTGGGCATTGACGACACCAATCCACTTGAGCATTTTACAACGAAGGCGCTTCTGGTCGGTATCGAGCAGACTGATGCGGATGTGCGGGAATACTTCCAAGGACCGTCAACGAAGACGATGCTGTCGAGAAAAGAATTGCTGACCAAAATGCAAATGGATACGTATATCGAAATCATTTATGGCAAAAAGCCGGCAGACGCATTCGATGCTTTCGTCCAGAAGTGGAAATCATCTGGTGGAGATGATATTACCAAAGAAGTAAACGAATGGTATGCAACCGTCAAGTAA
- a CDS encoding alpha/beta hydrolase: protein MKLITLPLTNENVTLTAYLLEQSHEMPNTRIRPAILIFPGGSYRGCSDREAEPVAMAFLAEGYQAFVLRYSLNQNAAFPQPLNDAEEALELIREHSQQWGVDPSKVAVCGFSAGGHLASALGTMGRNRPNAMILGYPQILASDSKIFPVELPGINTAVDAATPPAFIFHTFEDTLVPVNNTLALASALEQSKVPFELHIFGHGVHGLSLATPVTSGGLRSMVDGDAAKWFGLCAAWLKKVFGEFASDQDILLDENISEYGIDVQMGVLLKNSACEKLIYGALPMLEHNPQLQDAVQVSIRQINEFGGGMLSQEVMEKLDRDLKGIPLV, encoded by the coding sequence ATGAAATTAATTACTCTGCCATTAACGAATGAAAATGTTACCTTAACTGCTTACCTGCTTGAGCAGTCTCATGAAATGCCAAACACGCGAATCCGGCCCGCAATTCTAATTTTTCCGGGTGGTTCTTACCGAGGATGTTCGGACAGAGAGGCCGAGCCGGTGGCGATGGCCTTTTTAGCTGAAGGTTATCAGGCTTTCGTTTTGAGATATTCGCTTAATCAAAATGCTGCGTTTCCCCAACCGTTGAACGATGCGGAGGAAGCGCTCGAGCTTATTCGCGAGCACAGCCAGCAATGGGGTGTAGACCCGTCGAAGGTGGCCGTATGCGGCTTCTCGGCAGGCGGGCATTTGGCTTCGGCATTAGGCACGATGGGACGTAATCGTCCGAATGCGATGATATTGGGTTATCCACAGATTTTGGCGTCCGATAGCAAAATATTTCCTGTTGAATTGCCGGGGATTAACACCGCTGTGGATGCCGCAACGCCACCGGCTTTTATTTTTCATACCTTTGAGGATACTTTGGTGCCTGTAAACAATACTCTGGCTTTGGCGTCCGCTCTGGAACAGTCCAAGGTGCCGTTCGAATTGCATATTTTTGGGCATGGTGTACATGGTCTGTCTTTAGCAACTCCCGTTACCTCAGGCGGGCTGCGGTCTATGGTGGATGGCGATGCAGCTAAATGGTTTGGCCTATGTGCGGCCTGGCTTAAAAAGGTATTCGGTGAATTTGCATCAGATCAGGATATTCTATTGGATGAAAATATTAGTGAATACGGTATAGATGTGCAAATGGGCGTACTCTTAAAAAATTCTGCTTGTGAAAAATTAATCTATGGAGCGCTCCCGATGCTTGAACATAATCCGCAGCTGCAGGATGCCGTACAAGTCTCGATTCGACAGATTAAC